From Nicotiana tabacum cultivar K326 chromosome 22, ASM71507v2, whole genome shotgun sequence, one genomic window encodes:
- the LOC107784088 gene encoding cysteine proteinase inhibitor A has translation MAAVGGISEVGGSQNSVEIDDLARFAIQDYNKKQNALLEFGKVVNVKQQVVAGTIYYITLEAIEGGKKKVYEAKIWVKPWENFKEVQEFKLVGDAPSA, from the exons ATGGCAGCTGTAGGAGGCATTAGCGAGGTTGGAGGATCCCAGAATAGCGTTGAGATAGATGATCTTGCACGTTTTGCTATCCAAGATTATAACAAAAAACAG AATGCTCTTTTGGAGTTTGGAAAGGTTGTGAATGTGAAACAACAGGTAGTTGCTGGAACCATATACTATATAACACTCGAGGCAATTGAGGGCGGAAAGAAGAAAGTATATGAAGCCAAGATATGGGTTAAGCCATGGGAAAACTTCAAGGaagttcaagaattcaagcttgttGGCGATGCCCCAAGTGCTTAA
- the LOC107798898 gene encoding uncharacterized protein LOC107798898: protein MSPASRSKPKDKKGGKEPPKAASKPSSVNAGAATPTSGYNPLLGTFHTLETAPVTSNAAVHVNGRFRNIDETDDHSGHSLGASTEYDSVSNNGSWSGESEDHKEKTSNPPPRPEAVPGSDNDKREKIRQKNEKKHQRQKERRAQELHEKCSGYLMSRKLEALAQQLVAMGFSSERATMALILNEGRVEESVSWLFEGGEEADKHKEHNLDGGGNLKIDISEELARIADMEISYKCSRQEVERAVVACEGDLEKAGETLRSQKQEPHSVPSKPEESGDPPTMGNGKLPVANSQNLLRAPAKPSSSTILPKRDDRDFNYTKVAATSGSSADNGSKSIQSLKKIQPKLDWAKPPQVVVPADKRWPNAGSNPSVSYSLASPLQASASSAKSEARYVAVGNELKNLQLGTVREPVIVMQRPNQSINPKQTPTSTVSSSPPGTAAGWFPNNSIETMKPNGLMPHIPGTRSLSTNGVSTNQLYSQLQYQQHQQPQQLVSSNGSLESPGISRGNSLWNRTGALQTQTLSPASSLGLFSGFGTNGTSGSSSPVDWNSGGGSMVQLDYANIDWSLDRGTSSSRLGGMWSTTNTFMPNNARTYDSFTPGLGVTSAMRSVLSNGGGVSMPGLQERVATAETSTGGSREWTSPFEERDLFSLPRQFVSSPSL from the coding sequence ATGTCTCCAGCATCTAGGTCCAAGCCAAAGGACAAAAAGGGTGGCAAGGAACCACCCAAAGCTGCTTCAAAGCCTTCAAGTGTAAATGCAGGTGCTGCAACACCCACTAGTGGATACAATCCTCTTTTAGGGACATTCCATACACTTGAGACAGCTCCTGTGACTTCAAATGCTGCTGTTCATGTGAATGGTCGTTTCAGAAATATTGACGAGACAGATGACCATAGTGGGCACTCACTTGGAGCTAGCACAGAGTATGATTCTGTTTCCAATAATGGTAGCTGGTCTGGTGAGTCTGAGGACCATAAAGAGAAAACGTCCAATCCTCCTCCCCGGCCAGAGGCAGTACCTGGCTCTGATAACGACAAGCGCGAAAAAATCCGTCAGAAAAATGAGAAGAAGCATCAACGTCAAAAGGAGAGACGAGCTCAAGAATTGCATGAAAAGTGCAGTGGCTATCTCATGTCGAGAAAGCTGGAAGCTCTTGCCCAGCAGCTTGTGGCTATGGGATTCTCTTCAGAACGAGCTACAATGGCTCTTATCTTGAATGAAGGCAGAGTAGAAGAATCAGTGTCGTGGTTATTTGAAGGAGGTGAAGAAGCAGATAAACATAAGGAACATAATCTTGATGGTGGGGGTAATCTGAAAATTGACATTTCAGAAGAGCTTGCTCGAATTGCAGACATGGAAATTAGCTACAAGTGCTCCAGACAGGAGGTTGAAAGAGCAGTAGTTGCCTGTGAGGGTGATCTTGAGAAGGCTGGAGAAACTTTGAGGTCTCAAAAGCAGGAACCTCATTCTGTGCCATCTAAGCCTGAAGAAAGTGGTGATCCTCCTACCATGGGCAATGGCAAGCTTCCAGTTGCCAACAGCCAGAACTTACTAAGAGCACCTGCAAAACCTTCATCCAGCACAATATTGCCAAAGAGGGATGACAGAGACTTCAATTACACGAAAGTTGCAGCCACATCAGGGTCTTCTGCGGATAATGGGAGCAAAAGTATACaatcattaaaaaaaattcaaccgAAACTGGACTGGGCCAAGCCACCGCAAGTGGTGGTGCCTGCTGACAAAAGGTGGCCAAATGCAGGATCGAATCCTTCTGTTTCCTATTCTTTGGCATCTCCTCTGCAGGCATCAGCCTCATCTGCCAAGTCAGAAGCTCGTTATGTGGCTGTAGGAAATGAGTTGAAGAATCTACAGCTAGGAACCGTGAGAGAACCAGTCATAGTTATGCAACGACCCAATCAATCAATTAATCCTAAGCAGACTCCCACCTCAACTGTTAGCTCTTCTCCACCTGGAACTGCAGCAGGGTGGTTTCCTAACAATTCTATTGAAACAATGAAACCCAATGGACTGATGCCACATATTCCTGGCACAAGAAGCCTAAGCACAAATGGTGTCAGCACAAACCAGTTGTACAGCCAACTTCAGTATCAACAGCACCAGCAACCACAACAACTTGTTTCTAGCAATGGCTCACTTGAATCACCAGGAATAAGCCGGGGGAATAGTTTGTGGAATAGAACAGGTGCTCTGCAGACACAAACCCTTTCTCCGGCTTCCTCGCTTGGACTCTTCTCTGGGTTTGGAACCAATGGTACATCTGGATCATCATCTCCAGTGGATTGGAACAGTGGTGGTGGCTCAATGGTGCAGCTAGATTACGCCAACATAGACTGGAGTTTAGATCGCGGGACTTCATCATCGAGATTAGGTGGCATGTGGTCAACGACGAATACTTTTATGCCAAACAATGCTCGTACATATGATTCATTTACCCCTGGACTCGGTGTTACATCTGCCATGAGATCTGTTCTGTCCAATGGAGGTGGTGTCTCAATGCCCGGATTGCAGGAAAGAGTTGCGACAGCGGAAACATCTACTGGTGGTTCTCGGGAGTGGACTTCTCCATTTGAAGAGAGAGATCTTTTTAGCTTACCAAGACAGTTCGTTTCTTCCCCTTCACTGTAG